From the genome of Rhododendron vialii isolate Sample 1 chromosome 10a, ASM3025357v1:
caatgattcaatatAGATAGGTAAGAATAAAAGCATCCCTAAAATCAAGCATAGGTTCCATCTTGCTATAGTTAATTATGATACTATCTAATTTTAGTTTCATGAGTTATGTTTTTAGGTAGAAGTCtcagaaaagttcaaaaaaacaaaactgtgcaaaaaaaaaaaaaaaaaaattccaataatGCAATATTGTAGTGAACGAGTGTTGAACTTAAACCATCTCCAACAAATATGTCAGATTTGACATGAAATGCTAAGTGGAAGAATTGGCATTTGAAGCAACTCCAACCCAATGGCTTCAAATTGAAGATGCTAGATTTTGTTGAACGCTTATGTTGCATTTCGGCATCTTAAAATTTAACATCATCAAACCCCATCTCCAACGTTGGAAAGTAAATACGAATTAGTTAATAGCTCAACTAAACGAGATAAATCAAGCCCCTATTAACCCATTGTGATAACTGCAAAAGTCTACACACTCAaatttaaaatcacctaaaattcaaaactacttaTTAACAAATTATTTGAGCACTTGGAACAATGGAAAGTGTTATGCTATAATATCTTATCTTGATGACAAACACTAGATATCAAGACAAGGACACTTTTCCACATGATGAAAGCTTCTTTTTAGTGGAAGAGAGCTAGGGAAAAGGTAGAGGTCACcaatttcaaaagggaaaaaagtagCACATGAGAATATGAGATTATAGGCGTTTGAGGAGGAGGGGCCAAGAAACCTACCTACACGTAGGGATGACTTTCTACCACTTTCTTGTTGTACTTAACGGATTCATAGGTGGAGCCCCACCCTTGACGAATTATAAGAAGCTCGCGGCCTGTTTGTTAGATTGGAAGATGCTGTTAAGTGAGAGTGAAGTGCTTGACAGGCTGACAGCGGTGTCGGACGCCCGAtttttcaagagaaaaagaaagggggaTAAGAGTTTGATAGGTTAATCCGTGCCCACCCTTATCCGGCGTTTGGTTCCCTCTTGCACTTGGATTGCTAAAACCCCTGCAGGAGTCTTAGCTCATGCCACTACACCCCAGGATAAGCTTATTCGAGTGGGTTTAATGACCCGATTGCCTCTCCAAACTCTCTTTGTACTTTTACTACAAGGGATAATTAAGTAAGTTCTCATCACATTACTAAGTTTCTTACCATgttgacaccaaaaaaaaaccatggaATTACTTCACCAAATCGAACATTAATACTACTAAAAGAGCCTAGTAGGCTTTTGTTAAGGCTGAAAATGCGCATTAAAATGTATGAAAAAATGGATGAAAATGTTTGAAAGTGtatcaaaaagtataaaaaaatgtattggatATTGTgggtttttgtcattttttttagccTAATGAAAACCCAGTGAGCTTTCGATAGTAGGACCCTTGTCAAATTGATGTCAAAGATGGTGATACGAAAGTCTGAAACCCGTGTTGAATCTGTCCAGACCCCAGACATCATTATTTCTACTGTTATACAATCTATTctgaaccctttttttttatttttttttataccagcTGAAATCAGTGTTGTTAGAAAAATTAGATTAACACCACACCTTAGAAAAGGAATCCAACCCTGATCAAATTATCCTGCCACCTAAATACACCTCTGagctttgagaggaaaaaaaaaaaaaaacctcttaaGATTAACAAATCAGGTCCAATGAAGGGCTCACAAATGACGTAACAGGTCATTTTTAATGACtgaagaggattttttttttgcagggttgtTACAATTCCCAAACAACCCTCCAAAAAAAGTCTTGGAGGCTCCCCAATACACTCTCTCACCACTCAAATctccttaaaaaataacaatCCATTTAGGGCACCTCCAATACAATAATCTCTATTCCTCCATTTTGAAGgatcaaaatataattttatattaaaaaagtgattttgaaGGATTTTACTATTTCTATTAACTCCAATCCACACATCTTTATTCCTCCAATCCTtcaacttgaaaaaaaaaaaagaaaaaaaagaaaaaaaagagaagagattTGGAGTTGAGGACCAAACTCGCCTCTCCAATCCaatatattctatttttgcCTCTATTCCTCCATtcctccataaatttttgaccctccaaatatggaggatcaaaagattcaaaaccaGTCCTCCAAATGGAGATAAATATGGAGGATGGGTTAGATTGAttaatttctccaaaatagaagaatagagagagatttggagaTACAGAGTATGTATTGGAAATGCCCTTAACGACTATATTTGGATATTTTACCATTGGTCGGGCAACTTGACTATGGAATGGTAATTAAATATGAGATAACTCATATACTTGCACTGAGATATGACAGAAAAATCatagaggagaaaaaaaaaatccaacttttaACAATTCAATACAACTAAGATAAGATCAAACGGTTTGCTAATTTGTTGGCCCTTCTCGAGCCCACTTTCATGATTGAAACCGTTAATAGTTTAGAGCTCGTTGAAGCCCTAAATTAGTTGGTTGGGTATCCATTATTGTAATTACAGAACACCTCTTTTCTTGAATAAAAATTCTTTGCCACATTGAATCCATTCATTCGTATCAAAATAACTGAACACGATCTAATAGATGAAATAATCGTGATGTATACTTTATTCTCAAAATTCTCGTAGATTATATGGTACCTACTATCAAAATAATAAGTGAGAACGGAATTTTGGTCTCTATCATTTAATAGGTTATCGGTGTCAACGGTGACAATAGCAATCTCACAGTATCCCGTTATATAAATCCACTATCTACCAACGGGACCCTAATTGAAGCTAGATGGGAGTTTTAGTCACCATCTTCTTCAACTGGTGTTCAACGCTTATTCACGGATTGTTGTGACTTTGAACATGTGTGGAATTTTTCGGTGCTGAGTGGGTACCACCTGAAAAAATCTATCGGTGATCCcaaccgtccaaacgtgttttggatggcccaaatttattctctctcttccctcaccccaccacttcctctcctctttttctatttctaaaatctagaccgttcaaaacacatttgaatGGTTAAAATTGTCGACATGTATCATGTGTATAGTATCCAGCCAGCgcccaaaaacttctcctttCTTCTCTATAGGTTTTCAGTAAGCAAGATATACAACACCGTAAGAGACACGTCATAAACAAATTCCACATCGCAatgtattcaacaaattatccGCCTTGTTGGACGTagggtccaaaatattttttctaagcCTCCGTTGAGTTGTCGGGATTATTGtgttgaaaattgattttcaaaaaaaatgaagtgaagtaaggaaaacataaaatttatttttctatatttgttttcttGACGAGATATCTTGCAGGAatctaaaatttctttttttttttattttttggcaaaaCTCATTTTGCAAAAAAGTGTTTTCCAAGTAAAAGTTAAAGTTATGGGTCCTATAACTTCCAACAACTAAACACACAGAAAGTTAGAGAATTTGCTTTTGTTTGCATCATTTCCGTGCAACTAAACGGAGCCTTAGGAACAAGATCTCTCGACACCCGAGGAGAGGAACATTCTTTGCGAGCATGGAGCTGGTCAAACATTATCTGGCCATGCGTCACATTCTTTTACTCTCCCTTGGAACCTTCTCGATCGGGACAGATAGATGTCTTGAAAGCAATTGGAATTAATCAACTAGTTGACCTAACAGTTAGCCTTCACATTGAACAGATATACTATATCGGATTGATAACACTACGACCAATGGTGGGCAAAAGATATTGGGAATCTATAATGCCACTCCCTAAAAATATAATGTCACTCCCGAAAGGGATTGCGGTTATCAAATTTGGGGAGTGGCATTATCAATCCCTATATGGAATCGATTTTGcagagtgacattataaatatGGACAGTGACCTTATCAATGCCCAAGATATTGAATTGGGGGATAGTGTTGTGCAGGAGAGTGACATTATCAATGCCCAAGatattgattgtcgagatgagatccgagccgtcggatgcacgatccgacggctcaaaAGTGCGCAACATGTTGTTGTGCACCTTAATGCatagcaccaacccgaagtcctaAGATATTACCCTATTTGTTACATTATATTACAACCTCTATATTATTAATCATGAGATAATTCCCTACCTTGTAGTCTTATTAGTTTATGAAAAGATGTGTGTGTCCCATAATTTGATGCGGATGTTATTAAACTTGGGAGTTGTGACTCGCCCacaagtaattattcaatagtttaGGAGTACTGCCACGTGGTACTCTGGACCACTTTTTACGATCACTCATGTTTGTGGGGTCCGTACACTTAGTGGTAGATTTCATATGAATGTGTGATTATTGAGTGATCCGGAGTATCACGTGACAGTACTCCCAAGCTATTATATAATTTCACCTCGCCCGTGGGGACTCATATCATGAAACTACAAGTACACGGTCCATATGCCTAAACAAAACTAAAAGGactaaataaaaatatacaaagccctaacaagaaaaataaaaagatctaaACTTGTACAAAGACACAATCTTCATTTATCAACACCATCTCCATTTGTTGCCGTCATTGTCGTGTTATTTTCATCTTAAAAATTGCGAAGATCTGTCACGGCGGCTGAATCTCGGTCATTTTACTGATTAGCTTGTGCATATGAGATATTGGAAGGATTGGTCTATGTATTTAGTATTATGAATATGGAGTATAGTTAATCGAAAAAATGATAACTACTAGGGTAATTGCGTGGCTTAATTGGATTACTGCATAAATAACAATGACATAGTGTAGGATTAGACGCAGGCGCTCTCAGTCCTATCCTTGGCTCTGCGCCTAATCTGCATATCAAACAAGCCCTcaagggctcgtttggatgcagTCTTGTGAAGGGATAtaatttatcaaatattttacaatcacacccaaaatTACACATTCAAATACACATTATCTCACAAAACAACATAAGAATCCCACACACTACACAAGGGTCACAAAACACAAGGTTGTAGCATCTCTCATAACTTGTCTCCCCTGTAAGACCGTGGGCCCCTCCTTATTCCCTGATTTGGGAACCCAAAAACGAAGGGATCTTCGTTTATCCCCTCTTTCGTAAGACCGGCCAATACCCCCTGGGGGGATAATTTATGGGTGGATTTTATGGTGTTATTAGTTAATATTCTCGGATAAGATCGAAATAATACCTCCTCTTCCTCTATTTCAACTACGAAACAATATTATCTCCTCATTTCATCCCCCGTAATGATTCACACACAtatgtttttgcacatatcttacatatacatttttgtggggtccatatcggagtcccacaaaatgatctgaaccgctcatctttttttaaatactttttgaaggtttcttgtaaaaaatcagctccaacggatatcggtaagggctttctcagAAATTGTAGCACGGATCATTCTGTTTTGTcctacgaattctaaaaaagctcttaccgatatccgttagagctgattttttacagaaaccctccgaaaagtattttaaaaaagatgagtgATTCAGATCattttatgggaccccgatatggatcccacaaaaatatatatgcaagatatgtgcaaaaaacatatgtgcaagtagcatggTTGTTTCTTCTCTCATTTGAGCCCGacattttatttgtaattacGTAGAAAATGACCTTTATGATATTTATTTAACAATCCttttgatattaatattatgaaaaactactgatctgatattattttcttgcagTGTAATATCATATTAGTATAAAATATATtagttatatcagtttaatttatctggtagattgagttggttttaaatgttttgaaacaactttgcgaccttccaaacctcatttttgacacccggactattttttctaaacttttcacacctcaaagattataccttgttaatatcatattttatttatttatttattaattatttattcgttatctttcaagattttacaaacgaaaaatctttacAACCTTCCGAAGAACGTCTACTTTTATTCCCCCATttttaatacctcatccaaaccaactactatttaatcattttttataaACATCACATTAATGTGGATCATTCATTATTAACTAATATCCCTTACTATTTTATCCTCCATTCATAAATAATACCATCAATCCTTATCCCGtatccaaacgagccctatAGTCTAAAATGGAGTAATTCTCAGGACAAACGATTACTAGTAGTTCTCTTATCTAATTCGAAACGCTATGTACACAAACGCCAGCACATGGCTTCCAATAGACCCTACACCGTACACATAAAAATTCACAAATATCAAATGATTTTAGACACATCTGCGTAAGTCCCCGAGAACCACATTCTTCCCCAAATTTGAGTTTACACAAACATCTTTTTTCTTAGGCTAAATTCAGCCAAGTTTTATGGactttttattcttatttaattttttttgagtttattagttttgcgtctaatatttgtagattattaattcttctcatcaagacaaattgaaaaagtaaaattttttttgacttgtacccaaatatttttgaaaatatctaagataaaatccaaaaagtcaattttcaaatatttttaaaaatatcaaagataaaattcaaaaagccGATTTCTAGActttttcttagatattttcaaatattattttttcaagagaaattaataatacataaaaattagtcgcaaaactaataaatatacgaaaattttgaataaggacaaaatataaaaaaaaagaggcttgGCGGAAAGCTTATAGTACGAATTTCGAATCCAGGAAAGGCAACAAACAGGCCCCTATCCCGACACGCGTCTTTGAGAACACAAAACAGCGCATCGTCCTTCCGCTTCCAACCTCGAGCCTCACTCAAAATTCCCACCTTCCTTATTTAACGCACGTGCCCTTCTCCTTTTTAACGCCGGAatcccctcccccctctctctctctctctctctctctctcctcgccctctctctccaaacatTTCCTCATCAAAACCCCTACCAGCAAAGTTTCCATTGTGCCCGTTTCCATTggtgttatatatatatgtaaatgcAGAGTGGTGTTGGGTTGTAGCGTCTGATCGGGCGAAAAGGGATGGGGGCGGTGACGTCGTCGATGGCGGCGAGGTTCGCCTTCTTCCCGCCGAGCCCGCCGTCTTACAGCGTGGCGGCGGACGAATCCGGCGGGAAGCTGAGGATCACCGACGTCGCCGAGAGGGAGAACGTCGACGTGCTGAAGCTGGCGACCAAGAGGGGGACGCAGATCGTGGCGGTGTACATGCGGAACCCGGCGGCGTCGCTGACGGTGCTGTACTCGCACGGCAACGCGGCCGATCTGGGTCAGATGTACGAGCTGTTCAGTGAACTCAGGGTCCATCTCCGGGTCAACTTGTTGGGGTGAGTTGACTCTGTCTAAGATTCGAAATCTGGGATTGTCCGTCATTGTCCGGTCTGAAACGCGAGAACTTATTAAAAAGAATGCATTTTCATCGAAAAAAATGCAAACTTTTGCATAAATTAATCAAACTCATTCAAAAATTTTGAGTATTTTTCTACAAAAATGTATTAAAGTAAAGAATTCGTTGATATTCAGTGATATTTTAGCTTTTCAATGGACTGAGAATTTGATGGGCTGAGTTGACTCAGTTTAAGATTCAAAATCTGGTATTGTCCGTCCCAACACAATTGTCCGGTCTTAAAGTGAGAACTTAATagtaaaaaaatgcatttttatcgagaaaaatgcaaactttTGGATATAGTAATAGAACtcgttcaaaaaatttgaatatttttctagaaaaaatgtattattcttgagaattcaatttattttctgTTCAGTGAACGGAGAATTTATCTCTGAGTTAACTTGATAGGGTGAGTTGACTCAGTTTAAGATACAAATTCTGTGATTTATTTGTATTTGATTTTTACACGGAAAAGCTTCAGCATTTGCACAGTGGATCAGCTCCTCTCCGTACCCAATCCCTCTCTACACCTCTTTGTACTCCTATTTTGTGGATTCATTCCGGGCCCACAACTGGGATCCTAACTGTTCATCTTGCAGAAAAGTCAACTTGATTGATTATCGATAGGCATGTAAGCAAGTTGCATTTTGTTATGTAATATGAATAGCATATACATTTTAAACTTAAACAGGACAATTTAAGGAGTGATTATGTATGGAGAGGAGCTGATCCTGAATCACAAGTACATGATTGTGTATCGTCTGTCATGTTTACAGATTGCATATTTGCAAGCATAATCTGTTGATTTCTGAGTAAAATTGATCAGATCATATTTGCgatggatgatattttgtttccttagatAATGCAGACTGTGCAAtcccaatatatatatttttaaatcttGATACAGTCAATTGAGAATTGTGCGATAAAGTAGCACATGTTTTTCCTTGTACTTGCAAAACTGTTTAGGTTGGCTGGAGATTTGAAATTTCTTCTTGAAAATGACCGATAAAGTGGGCGGGTAGTCTTTTTTCAGAACTGCTTGTGTGCATTTCTTTTCGAAAAACTAACCATTGGTTTGCTGTGGTGGGGATATATTAGGAAAAGAAAAcctatttccttttctttttgttgcctTTTCAATTCCAAATCTTGATTCAGAAAACCCAATAGCTggatcttgtaaaaaaaaaactcaatgaTATTTGTTTCTGATTTAGAAAGCTTAAAGGGTTTTGGTGACGGCGTTAGGCTGAATTTAAGTATGAGGTAGATGAACACACACTGGAAATAAGACGATTTGAGGTTTGAAGTGCTATGTAAGAACTTGGAATTTCTTCTTTGTTGCAGATACGATTACTCAGGGTATGGACAGTCCACTGGGAAGGTAAGACATGATTAAAGATTAGTTGGAGGAGTGTTTAGGAGTTATACCCGTGCAATTTAAATTCTTAAGCTTGTGCTATTTTCTGTTTTGATAGCCAACCGAGCAGAATACTTATGCGGACATTGAAGCTGCGTATAGATGCCTAGAAGAAACTTATGGGGTTAAGGAGGAGGATGTTATATTATATGGGCAATCTGTTGGAAGTGGACCCACGTTAGACTTGGCATCACGTTTACCAAGATTGAGGGCTGTTGTTCTTCACAGTCCAATCTTATCTGGACTTCGAGTCATGTATCCCGTGAAGCGAACATACTGGTTTGACATATATAAGGTCCGGTTTTCTTTTACTGTGCAATTACGTAACCTGAgatttaatggtttataatgGTTTGAGATTACTGATTAATGCTTCTTCGTGGTGCAGAATATTGATAAAATCCCATTGGTGAAATGTCCCGTGTTAGTAATTCATGTGAGTATTCTAAATTTTCTATGTTTCTGGAGATGATAATGTTACCATATTCTCTTTGTTACTTTGTTATGGTTTGATGAGCTAATAAGATGAGTAGCGAATcaagtttcaaaaattaatcaattTCACATTAAAATTACTTGATTGCTGCTGTTTTAGAATGGATTGACCGAAAGGTCCGAAACTGCAGCATTTATTTGCATTTGTGCCTTATCTATTCTAGGTTTACAGAATTAGTTGTAGATTTCTATTTTATGTGGTCTATTATTACTCGCTTCTTGTGGTGTAGTTATGTCCAGTCACTCATTCATTGAGATGTCATTTATTAGCACTTTCAACTAATTAATTCTTGAAGCCAAACTATTTCTAGGCGCAGGTTAATACAGGTAAGTACTTTTTGGCTGCACAAATGTTTATAGAAATAATTACGATTCATCTAGAAAACCGTGCTTTGGCTATAGTGTGGGAAATTCTTTCCAAAGAATTTCCCAGAACAAATGGTGAGTGGATTATGCGATCTGTACGGGGAAGACACATTTTCACAAATAAACCCCTGGAATATATACACTGACTTGATCAGAGCCAAGAATTACTCCGACCTATGACCCTGGCTCGGCAAATTTCTTATGCACTACAAAAGCACCCTTTCAGTTCCTTCGTATATCACTGGCCACCATCAGCCCTCAAAAGAATACAACAGAAACAGCCAATAGGAGGAACTTCCTTTTAAAACTTTTCCTACTTCGAATGCCTCGATCTTTTGACACTTCCATCTCTCCTACTGGTTCTTACTTCTTTGTAAGGTTAGCTAAAGACACGTGGCGATATTAAGGTATGGGAAGCCAAAAGTCACAACCAAACGCTCTATACTAGAACATCAGGGGTTTCTTATTTGTAACAAGCATTTTGTGGCAGCTATCAAGACAGCTTAGTTTTTACAATCAACTGTAGTCATatttattgtgtgtgtgtgtgagagagagagcgagagagagagagagagagagagagagagagagagagagagagagagagagagagagagagagagagagagagagagagagagagtacgttTATTGCAGTTTTTTCTTGGACTTTCAGAGAATTTATGTCTggaaaaaatatttcttgttaGTTAAGTTTCCAGCGCTGGCAGTACATATATTATACGCTATGAAGTATCCACAATATCAGATACCGATACTTGCTGATACGTATCCTAGAAGTAtccacaatatatatatatttaaatattatttatgaatCCGAACTGTTATGAAATTAAGATTGTGGCACTTCTTACATAGCAGTAGTAGAGTAAAATTGTTAGCCATTAGGATTAGGAATGATGAACATGATAGATTTGTAGCACTTAACTTACTTTCTAGAGAGAGACATTGTGAGATCCTGGGAAATATcttcttttttagagttttttttaaacatttttatcGTGTCATTCGTGTGTACGATAAAATTATACTTCAATAATTTACCAACAAGTAGACTTCTATACAACAATATTGCATGAG
Proteins encoded in this window:
- the LOC131304549 gene encoding uncharacterized protein LOC131304549 isoform X1 is translated as MGAVTSSMAARFAFFPPSPPSYSVAADESGGKLRITDVAERENVDVLKLATKRGTQIVAVYMRNPAASLTVLYSHGNAADLGQMYELFSELRVHLRVNLLGYDYSGYGQSTGKPTEQNTYADIEAAYRCLEETYGVKEEDVILYGQSVGSGPTLDLASRLPRLRAVVLHSPILSGLRVMYPVKRTYWFDIYKNIDKIPLVKCPVLVIHGTADDVVDCSHGKELWERCKEKYEPLWVKGGNHCDLEIYPEYIKHLRKFISAIEKSAHLRTDSGLSIDSENSRCSTDCRDKPRSSTDQRERSRPSMEREMPRHSIDRRERSRSSIDRRERLRKSVDHSEKANNSTDQPEKARNSIDRFGDMMRSVGLCNIDCFKPTGAGV